In one Silene latifolia isolate original U9 population chromosome 10, ASM4854445v1, whole genome shotgun sequence genomic region, the following are encoded:
- the LOC141609136 gene encoding hydrophobic protein OSR8-like, with translation MASGCEIFCEIMCAIFLPPLGVFFRHGCCSCEFLICVLLTMLGYVPGMIYAIYAIVVVDNNWYRDEDYHYRSLA, from the exons ATGGCGAGCGGGTGCGAGATTTTCTGTGAGATAATGTGCGCAATCTTTCTACCTCCCCTCGGCGTCTTCTTCCGCCATGGTTGCTGCAGT TGTGAATTCCTGATATGCGTGCTGTTGACGATGTTAGGATACGTCCCTGGAATGATATACGCCATTTATGCAATTGTTGTCGTTGATAATAATTGGTACAGAGACGAAGATTACCACTACCGTTCTCTTGCTTGA